One stretch of Hevea brasiliensis isolate MT/VB/25A 57/8 chromosome 12, ASM3005281v1, whole genome shotgun sequence DNA includes these proteins:
- the LOC131171094 gene encoding uncharacterized protein LOC131171094, with the protein MARTKRKTPAAVAASSSSLPSKDLPVAALRKKLKEKKKTPEPKSTSVSSDPSKVAEPIVSAPEKKKGRKMRGIDTQRKKGAAQSSSSVDKVLLDCKFIKWDHFGQLNFQFKELFEFQEWMTVCECTNAYYPRLVQEFYKTLRIVDEEDKFEVALNDSAYVISVELIAKALKLPNDGNKISTHRDVARVPGFNLAEFENEVFPANTATSEKSTSTKAFQHIKIIHSMVNYIFCPKSGSYGYLSYLDMCIMWHIFNRIRMNLAYLIFKNMCKAYGIGKVPYAHFLTALFKELDINVSKESSRTDLIVLREIHFDTDGRKKRFEKSGSSSAKVGSDSPNLQQARETSFPTKVESDIPANDASSPATHVSAHGNVECEGNRLGESTAAVEHGSEQVVEPEIEPAAEAPIEHVSEQVVEPEVEPTADVPVEHGSEQVVESESEPAVEPESEQLLEPATASTQQKEASLKDQQESAPSQLSAAAAPPAKKGRKRSKSTKSNPYQSLATALQTPSDEDEPQKHEHLADQGSQPPAAKPSRKKMVPSKAT; encoded by the exons ATGGCTCGCACTAAACGAAAAACCCCTGCTGCTGTTGCTGCTTCTTCATCCTCGTTGCCATCTAAAGATCTCCCTGTCGCTGCATTACggaagaaattgaaggaaaagaagaaaacacCAGAACCTAAATCAACTAGTGTATCCTCCGACCCATCTAAGGTAGCCGAACCTATTGTATCGGcaccagaaaagaaaaaggggagaAAAATGCGCGGGATTGATACCCAACGCAAAAAGGGTGCTGCACAATCTTCGAGTTCTGTTGATAAAGTGTTGCTTGATTgtaaattcatcaaatgggatCATTTTGgtcagttaaattttcaattcaaagaactttttgaatttcaagaatggatGACTGTTTGTGAGTGCACAAATGCTTATTACCCTAGACTGGTTCAAGAATTTTATAAAACTCTAAGAATAGTTGATGAAGAAGACAAATTTGAAGTTGCCTTGAATGATAGTGCGTATGTTATTTCTGTTGAGTTAATTGCCAAGGCTTTAAAATTgcctaatgatggaaataaaatctcTACTCATAGAGATGTTGCTAGAGTTCCAGGCTTTAACTTGGCTGAATTTGAAAATGAAGTCTTTCCTGCCAACACTGCCACCAGTGAAAAGTCCACTAGCACAAAAGCTTTTCAACATATTaaaatcattcacagtatggtgaactatATTTTTTGTCCTAAGTCTGGCAGCTATGGCTATTTAAGTTACTTGGATATGTGCATCATGTGGCATATTTTTAATAGAATAAGGATGAATTTAGCTTATCTGATTTTCAAGAATATGTgtaaagcttatgggattggaaaagtGCCTTATGCACATTTCTTGACTGCTTTATTTAAAGAGTTGGATATAAATGTCTCTAAGGAAAGTTCTAGGACAGATTTGattgtgcttagagaaattcaCTTTGATACTGATGGAAGAAAGAAACGGTTTGAAAAAAGTGGTTCTTCCTCAGCTAAAGTTGGTTCAGATTCTCCAA ATCTTCAGCAGGCAAGGGAAACTAGTTTTCCAACTAAAGTTGAGTCTGATATACCTGCAAATGATGCCTCTTCTCCTGCTACTCATGTCTCGGCTCATGGTAATGTTGAATGTGAAGGTAATAGGCTTGGTGAGTCTACAGCTGCTGTGGAACATGGAAGCGAACAAGTTGTTGAACCTGAAATTGAACCTGCAGCTGAAGCCCCTATTGAGCATGTTAGTGAACAGGTTGTTGAACCTGAAGTTGAACCTACAGCTGATGTCCCTGTTGAGCATGGTAGTGAACAGGTTGTAGAATCTGAAAGTGAGCCAGCTGTTGAGCCTGAGAGTGAACAACTTCTGGAACCTGCAACTGCCTCTACACAGCAAAAGGAAGCCTCTCTAAAAGATCAACAAGAGAGTGCTCCATCTCAACTCTCTGCAGCTGCTGCACCTCCAGCCAAGAAAGGTAGAAAAAGATCTAAGTCCACGAAATCTAATCCATACCAGTCTCTGGCTACTGCCCTTCAAACcccatctgatgaagatgagccaCAGAAGCATGAGCATTTGGCTGACCAAGGTTCTCAGCCACCTGCTGCTAAACCTTCTAGGAAGAAGATGGTGCCTTCCAAAGCTACTTGA